The DNA segment AGTTGCTATTCCAGCAAATGAAAGAGACACTCCAGGCAAATTTGCCGATCCGGTTAGAGCAACTGAAAACCGTGATTGCTATGGAGAATCTGTCCAACTTGAGAGAGGAAGCTCACAAGCTTGCCGGGATGTTGTCGGTGTTCAGCGACGTTGCTGGCAACTTGGCGACTCAAGTTGAGGATGAAGCGGAGGCGGGCCAGCGAACTTCGGCGAAGGAGTCTTCGATGCGCCTGATCGAATTATGCGACAACCTATTACGACAGGTCGAGCCTTTGACGCTGGATCAACTAAATCGAATGCTTTGAGCGAGGGCAGTTGAATATATCAAGGTGCAAGGTCGATCGTCTTAACAGCCACAGGCGATCGCGACGTTAAAGAAAATGCCCACCGATGCGACCGCTATCGGCGGGCAAAAAGAAGTGCCGGAAACTTTCTAGCAGGATTAAGGCTACTGGACACCTGCCAAGTGCTCTCCGACGAACCAAGCTTGTGATTCATTGGTTCGCAGTATGCTGCTGACGATCAAGTCGTTTGTGCCGTCATCGCCGTTGGTCGCTGCGAGCCTCGCCATGGTTCGAGCTTCTTCCAGGATGATCTCGTGGGCATGTTGAAGTCGTTCTATTTGGGCCTTTGGTGTTTCTCGGTCACGTGGAGGTCTGGGGATAAGTGTCGCCTCACAAACGTCCGCTGCCATCGCGATACTGACGCCCCCCAACATTGCGATACGTTCGCCAATCTGATCGACCAGTTCGTTTTGCTCCGCAAAATGCTTGTCATACAGAAGGTGGAGTTGGAAAAACGTTGGTCCTGATACCTGCCAGTGATGCTTTTTATACAGGTCGCGAATCGTTATGGTGTCGGCAAGCAGTTGGTTCAGATTCAGCACGCTTTCTTTGCGAACATCGTGATCCAGTGCGATTCGGTGGGAAACAATTTGAGTGAATGCTTGGACCTGCGGCATAACGTCCAAGGTGTGAATGGGTGAAGTCGACATGGGATACTCTCCGGTTAGAAAGAGGTAAATGTAAGACCGCTTGGCGGACATAAATGCTATTGCTCGCGGATCGGTCAGTGATCTACAGCTTGGAGATACGCGGCTATAGCTGCCATTGGTCTGCGCCAACGAGACCTAACAAAAAGAATCGAGAGCGAATGCCAGAATCCGAGTCGTTCGTTTTCGTGCGTGATTTGTCCAAGAGCCAGTGGAATAGCTTGTGTCACGTTCTTTAGTTGTTGGGGATCAAGGTCACCCAACAGATCGGCAATGATAAGCAGATTGCGAATTCCTCGAATGGTGTGAGGCGAATTCGCGGCGTCGACGGCCGTCTCCAAGACCTCGTCACGCGAGTCGAGCAGGCCCCGCAATATGTCTAGAATGCCTTGGTCTTGCAGACCTTGTAGCACCTGGCAGGCGGATAAGATCGCCTCGCCGTGGTCCATTGGGGCCGTTTGTAGACGAGCTTGTATGATATCGTGATGATCGTAGGGTAACGGCTGAAAGGGAATACGATGTGCCATGGCTAATTGTCCTAGGAGATCTTGGATTGGATCTGGTAAAGCGTTACTGGATTGCTGGCGTTCGATTGGCTCCATTTGCGATGTACCTCGACACCATCTTGAGGTGTCGGGCGGCCAAAGCGGAAGTTATGGTTGGGAAGAGGTGAGTCCTCCTCGTGCAGGACACGCATGCGAACGGATGATTCTTTGTAGGCAGGCGTATGCGTTACCGGATCGGTATTCGCGCCAATGAGCATGTTGACCGGTGAGTCGCTTGAGTTCATAGGCATGAATAGTTGATTCCCTTGAACCCGGTCTGTAACCAAGGCCCGAACGGAGACCTGGCCATACCGTGATGTCAACTCCACCCGTGTCCCGTTTGTTATTCCGCGTTTCGAGGCAAGCTCTGGCGATACCTCCACAAACACGTCAGGTGTCTTCTCTCGAATACCAGGCACGAGATACGTGAGATTGCCCTCGTGAAAGTGCTCTAGGAGATTGCCATTGTTCAGATGGAGGTCGTATTCATCGTTAGGCTGGTCAACCGGTTCATTCCAGGAAACTGGATGCAATCGTGCCTTAGAGTCGGTGAACGCAAAGCCATTTTCATACAAGATCGACTGGTCAGATCCGTCCTCGGCAACAGGCCACTGCTGAGACTGATAGCCCTCGAGACGCTCAAATGAAACGCCCGACAGAAGTGGCGTAAGACTCGCGGCTTCAGCCATAATTTCCGAAGGGTGCTGGTATGTCCACATCGCCCCGAGTTCGTTAGCAATACCTTGTACAATCCGCCAATCCGGGCGGCTTTCTCCCAGCGGCTCAAACACTTGATAAAAACGCTGTATTCTTCGTTCCGTATTGGTAAAGGTCCCGTCCTTTTCAAGGCTGGGGGAGGCCGGCAGAACAATATTTGCAAATTGGCATGTATGACTGAAGAACACATCTTGCACGATCATGAAGTCTAGTTGGCTGAAAGCTTTTTGAACAAGGTTGGCATCCGCGTCGACCAAGCTCATTTCTTCGCCGCAAAGATACATTGCTCTCAAACGGCCGTCCAAGATTGCATGGATCATTTCATGATTGTCCAAGCCCTTGGTGGTCGGCAGTGTCGTACCCCACGCAGATTCAAATCGCTCGCGAACTTCTATGTCCTCGACGGGCTGATATCCCGGAAGCATGTTGGGCATCGATCCCATATCGCTGGCACCTTGGACGTTGTTGTGACCTCGAAGCGGATAGGCCCCCGTGCCAGCTCTCATATAGTTGCCGGTAACCAATAGTAAGTTGGAAATCGCCGTTGATGTATCTGATCCCATCGAGTGTTGAGTCACGCCCATAGCCCAGCAAATGGCAACGCGAGGTGACTGCGCGACCATCTGAGCGATCTTGGTAAGTGTCTGGATTGGTATACCCGTCTTCTCCTCGGCAAATTCCAAAGAGAATGGCTCCAAGCTTTCTCGAAATTCGTCGAGGTTATTTACCCATTGCTCTAGGAAAGAGTCCGCAGCCAAGTCGTGGTCGAGAATGTAACGTGTGATAGCCGAAAGCCAAATTAGGTCGGTGCCTGGACGCGGGCGAATGAAAAGGTCGGCTCTTCGTGCCATCTCATGCGAACGCAGATCGGCGACAATGAGCTTCTGGCCATGTAGCTTGTGGGCTCGCTTGATTCGAGTGGCAATCACTGGGTGGCTCTCAGTCGTGTTGCTTCCGATGATGATGACCAAGTCGGCTTGGGCGATATCTGTCACCGAGCCTGAGTCTCCACCATAGCCAACGGTCCTAAAGAGACCTGCCGTTGCTGGTGCTTGGCAATACCGTGAGCAGTTATCGACGTTGTTCGTACCGATTATCGCCCGAGCAAGCTTCTGCATAAGGAAGCTTTCTTCATTCGAGCATTTGGACGATGAGATAACGCCTATGGCGTCAGCGCCATGCGTCTTCCGGATACGTCGAAGATTGTCCGCGATGTATGTGAACGCTTCGTCCCAAGTGGCTTCGCGGAAACTTTCTCCTTCACGAATCAAAGGATGGGTCAGGCGGTCCTTGCTATTGACAAAATCCCAGCCGAATTTTCCTTTGATGCAGGTTGATATTCCATTGACGGGGCCATGTTCGGGTTCGATCTTTAGGATATGTCGATCTTTCGTCCAGACCTCGAAACTGCAGCCCACGCCGCAGTACGTGCATACCGTCTTCGTTCGACGAATGCGTGATTGTCGCATCGCGGATTCGGCTTCTGAGATGCGAAGAATTGAACGGAACCCGGTTTCCGGCTCGATCTCTTTGACAATGTCGATCATGCCATCAAGCGTCTTTTTCGAGACGCCCGTTAGGAAGCCAGCGTGCCCAAGCATCGACTTCTCCATCAGGGCGTTACAAGGGCACACCGTAACGCAGTGGCCACATGAGACACAGCTCGACTGGCCGATGGGAACGCCACCATCCCAGAGAACGCGAGGATTGGGATCCTCCCAGTTGATCGATAGTGTTTCATTGACTTCGATGTTCTGACACGCTTCTACGCAGCGGCCGCAAAGCAGGCACTGGTCGGGATCGTAGCGATAGAAGGGATTACTCTCATCCACCTCATACGGCTTAGGCTCAAACGGCCTCGTCTGACCTTCGATTTGGAGCAACTTGGTCGTGTTGTGCATAACACAATTGCCGTTGTTATTGTCACAAACAGTGCAGTAGAGCTGATGCGAGGTGAGCAACTGATCGAATGCGTCTCGCCGGGCTGTCGCGGCTCGGTCGCTGTTGGTCGACAGATCCATGTCAGCCTGAACGACCGTCGAGCACGCGCGAATAAGTTCCCCTTGGCACTCGACGACGCACGTATCGCAGGTTTGCACTGGGCCTAACTGAGGGTGATAGCAGACGGCGGCCAGTTCGACGTTGCTTCGCTGAATAACATCGATCAACCGCTCTCCTACGATGCATTCGACGGGCTTACCATTAAGGAGAATCTGAATGGAATTCATGAACTGACCTTACCTATGAAACCGGGACAATCGTGACGCTCGTTAGCGTTCATGGAAGCTTGTCATTCCGATTCTTCCGTCCCTTCAATCAAACGACCGAAATCGGAGTAAATGTTGAAGCGGCTGTCGCGGACGAATCCCAGCAAGGTGATTCCCATATCCCGAGCGAGTGA comes from the Bremerella alba genome and includes:
- a CDS encoding Dps family protein, whose protein sequence is MSTSPIHTLDVMPQVQAFTQIVSHRIALDHDVRKESVLNLNQLLADTITIRDLYKKHHWQVSGPTFFQLHLLYDKHFAEQNELVDQIGERIAMLGGVSIAMAADVCEATLIPRPPRDRETPKAQIERLQHAHEIILEEARTMARLAATNGDDGTNDLIVSSILRTNESQAWFVGEHLAGVQ
- a CDS encoding DUF1641 domain-containing protein, producing MAHRIPFQPLPYDHHDIIQARLQTAPMDHGEAILSACQVLQGLQDQGILDILRGLLDSRDEVLETAVDAANSPHTIRGIRNLLIIADLLGDLDPQQLKNVTQAIPLALGQITHENERLGFWHSLSILFVRSRWRRPMAAIAAYLQAVDH
- the fdhF gene encoding formate dehydrogenase subunit alpha, translated to MNSIQILLNGKPVECIVGERLIDVIQRSNVELAAVCYHPQLGPVQTCDTCVVECQGELIRACSTVVQADMDLSTNSDRAATARRDAFDQLLTSHQLYCTVCDNNNGNCVMHNTTKLLQIEGQTRPFEPKPYEVDESNPFYRYDPDQCLLCGRCVEACQNIEVNETLSINWEDPNPRVLWDGGVPIGQSSCVSCGHCVTVCPCNALMEKSMLGHAGFLTGVSKKTLDGMIDIVKEIEPETGFRSILRISEAESAMRQSRIRRTKTVCTYCGVGCSFEVWTKDRHILKIEPEHGPVNGISTCIKGKFGWDFVNSKDRLTHPLIREGESFREATWDEAFTYIADNLRRIRKTHGADAIGVISSSKCSNEESFLMQKLARAIIGTNNVDNCSRYCQAPATAGLFRTVGYGGDSGSVTDIAQADLVIIIGSNTTESHPVIATRIKRAHKLHGQKLIVADLRSHEMARRADLFIRPRPGTDLIWLSAITRYILDHDLAADSFLEQWVNNLDEFRESLEPFSLEFAEEKTGIPIQTLTKIAQMVAQSPRVAICWAMGVTQHSMGSDTSTAISNLLLVTGNYMRAGTGAYPLRGHNNVQGASDMGSMPNMLPGYQPVEDIEVRERFESAWGTTLPTTKGLDNHEMIHAILDGRLRAMYLCGEEMSLVDADANLVQKAFSQLDFMIVQDVFFSHTCQFANIVLPASPSLEKDGTFTNTERRIQRFYQVFEPLGESRPDWRIVQGIANELGAMWTYQHPSEIMAEAASLTPLLSGVSFERLEGYQSQQWPVAEDGSDQSILYENGFAFTDSKARLHPVSWNEPVDQPNDEYDLHLNNGNLLEHFHEGNLTYLVPGIREKTPDVFVEVSPELASKRGITNGTRVELTSRYGQVSVRALVTDRVQGNQLFMPMNSSDSPVNMLIGANTDPVTHTPAYKESSVRMRVLHEEDSPLPNHNFRFGRPTPQDGVEVHRKWSQSNASNPVTLYQIQSKIS